One region of Gottschalkia purinilytica genomic DNA includes:
- a CDS encoding DNRLRE domain-containing protein, which produces MIYASSSSYISSFQPETNFGNSKTISTGSSNIDCYKRNIYRTLIKFDISKIPFNFEKIFLYLYVEEVKYQCINNVISIYKNTENFDALTVTWNDAPNFIETQIEFKLDNSSLKKYNEFNITDLVIEWINSPDPNFGITIKGGESNNNLSSSTYSSIAKFSSVNGRNSPYISSIACSCVCPTGPTGSTGLTGATGATGPQGARGITGPTGVTGSQGNIGPQGAIGPTGSTEPISGYGFFANTSQFVNASVLGANITFPNVDVSTANININGTGDIITLTETGVYQVDYNLYLGTGVSLLTTIQLRLNGTVIPGSQSFISVGLSAESNIVGQAIFQANTGAQLTLFTTGILTLGLVNTNSAAITITKIV; this is translated from the coding sequence ATTATATATGCTAGTTCATCTTCATATATATCTAGTTTTCAGCCCGAAACTAATTTTGGTAATTCTAAAACTATATCTACTGGTTCGAGTAATATAGATTGTTATAAACGTAACATTTATAGAACATTAATTAAATTTGATATAAGTAAAATACCCTTCAATTTTGAAAAAATATTTTTATATTTATATGTTGAAGAAGTAAAATACCAATGTATAAACAACGTTATATCTATATACAAAAATACAGAAAACTTCGATGCTTTAACTGTAACTTGGAATGACGCTCCAAACTTTATAGAAACACAAATAGAATTTAAACTCGATAATTCAAGTTTAAAAAAATATAATGAATTTAATATAACTGATCTCGTTATAGAATGGATAAATAGTCCTGATCCAAACTTTGGTATAACCATTAAAGGTGGGGAATCTAATAATAACTTATCTTCTAGTACATATTCATCTATAGCTAAATTTTCATCTGTTAATGGAAGAAATTCTCCGTATATTTCATCTATAGCTTGTTCATGTGTTTGTCCAACTGGCCCTACCGGCTCGACTGGTCTGACTGGAGCTACTGGGGCCACTGGTCCCCAAGGTGCCAGGGGAATTACGGGACCTACTGGTGTTACTGGATCTCAGGGTAATATTGGTCCTCAAGGTGCTATTGGACCTACTGGATCAACTGAACCTATAAGTGGATATGGCTTCTTTGCCAACACATCACAATTTGTAAATGCCAGTGTGCTAGGGGCAAATATAACCTTTCCGAATGTTGATGTTAGTACTGCTAACATCAACATAAATGGAACTGGAGATATTATAACATTAACTGAAACTGGTGTATATCAAGTTGACTATAACCTGTATTTAGGAACAGGAGTATCTCTCCTTACTACTATACAGTTAAGATTAAATGGAACTGTTATACCTGGTTCTCAATCATTTATTTCTGTAGGATTATCCGCTGAATCAAATATCGTAGGTCAAGCAATATTCCAAGCTAATACTGGGGCACAACTAACACTATTCACTACAGGTATATTAACTCTTGGTTTAGTAAACACTAACTCAGCTGCTATAACTATAACTAAAATTGTTTAA
- a CDS encoding PHP domain-containing protein — MPNADLHIHTTASDGMLEPSEVVDWGVKKKLRAIAITDHDTVEGIERAIERAKLYDIIVIPGIEMSCLFKDEEVHILGYFIDYKSSKLLKLTNTLKESRLNRGIKIVEKLKSEGIDISIKEVKDVSEGDLIGRPHIARVLINKGLVESVEEAFNKYLGKGCPGYVERYKISVKESVDLIHSIGGAAVLAHPGLLKNSEYIDEIIKFGIDGVEVIHSTHSQEQKYNFMKLADKLNLIQTAGSDCHGYMVDGKPILGDFCIGFKQVELLKQKAESYR, encoded by the coding sequence ATGCCTAATGCAGACTTACATATACATACTACAGCTTCAGATGGTATGTTAGAACCTAGTGAAGTTGTAGACTGGGGAGTTAAAAAGAAATTAAGAGCTATTGCGATAACAGACCATGATACTGTTGAAGGAATAGAAAGAGCTATAGAAAGAGCAAAGTTATATGATATTATAGTAATTCCAGGTATTGAAATGAGTTGCTTATTTAAGGATGAAGAAGTTCATATATTAGGATACTTTATAGATTATAAATCTTCTAAACTATTAAAACTTACAAATACATTGAAAGAGTCTAGGTTAAATAGAGGGATTAAGATTGTAGAAAAGTTAAAGAGTGAGGGCATAGATATCTCAATAAAAGAAGTAAAAGATGTATCTGAAGGAGACTTGATAGGACGACCTCATATAGCTAGAGTACTTATAAATAAGGGATTAGTTGAAAGTGTAGAAGAAGCTTTTAATAAATATTTAGGAAAAGGGTGCCCTGGATATGTAGAGAGATATAAGATATCTGTTAAAGAAAGTGTTGATCTTATACATTCTATAGGTGGAGCAGCTGTACTTGCACATCCTGGGCTGTTAAAAAATAGTGAGTATATAGATGAAATAATAAAATTTGGGATAGATGGAGTAGAAGTTATACACTCCACACATTCACAAGAACAAAAATATAATTTCATGAAATTAGCCGATAAACTTAATTTAATACAAACAGCAGGATCAGATTGTCATGGGTATATGGTTGATGGAAAACCTATTTTAGGAGATTTTTGTATTGGTTTTAAACAAGTAGAGTTGTTAAAACAAAAGGCAGAATCATATAGATAA
- a CDS encoding glycosyltransferase family 2 protein, protein MISISLCMIVKNEEDVITRCLDSVKDIVDEIIIVDTGSNDSTVEKVKQYGAKVYEFEWVDDFAKARNYSFSKATKDYILWLDADDVMRPDDVEKFKELKSNLDRSVDSVTMKYILGLDENNNATSSLRRNRLVKREKNFIWIGKIHEYLNVYGNIRNCDISVVHMKNKPHTDRNLKIFKKMIEEKVPFSTRDIFYYANELYYNDYKEEASIQYKKFLDTNDGWVEDIKTACSNLSEYYYSIGDKENELKYIFKSFEYDVPRSDFCCRLGYKFLNENNINSAIFWYLSAISNKPSEDNLGLVSHHTYTWLPLLQLCVCYSKINKFEEANIFNEKAAKYVPDHPSVKHNREFLKGKLKELEESNNQN, encoded by the coding sequence ATGATATCTATAAGTTTGTGTATGATAGTAAAGAATGAAGAAGATGTTATTACTAGATGTTTAGACTCTGTAAAAGATATAGTAGATGAAATAATAATAGTAGATACAGGTTCTAATGATTCAACTGTAGAAAAGGTTAAACAATATGGTGCGAAGGTATATGAATTTGAATGGGTAGATGACTTTGCAAAGGCGAGAAATTATTCATTTAGTAAAGCTACTAAAGATTATATATTATGGTTAGATGCAGATGATGTTATGCGTCCTGATGACGTTGAAAAATTTAAGGAGTTAAAGTCAAATCTAGATAGATCTGTAGATTCTGTAACAATGAAATATATTTTAGGACTAGATGAAAACAATAATGCTACTAGTTCTTTAAGAAGGAATAGATTGGTAAAAAGAGAAAAGAATTTTATATGGATAGGGAAAATACACGAGTATTTGAATGTTTATGGAAATATTCGCAATTGTGATATATCGGTGGTTCATATGAAAAATAAGCCACATACAGATAGAAACTTGAAAATATTCAAAAAAATGATAGAAGAAAAAGTACCTTTTAGTACAAGAGATATATTTTACTACGCAAACGAGCTATATTACAATGATTATAAAGAAGAAGCTTCAATTCAATATAAGAAATTTTTGGACACTAATGATGGTTGGGTAGAAGATATAAAAACTGCATGTAGTAATTTATCTGAATATTATTATAGTATAGGTGACAAAGAAAATGAGTTGAAATATATATTCAAATCATTTGAATATGATGTTCCTAGATCTGATTTTTGTTGTAGATTGGGATATAAGTTCTTAAATGAGAATAATATAAATTCAGCTATATTTTGGTATCTGTCAGCAATTAGTAATAAGCCTAGTGAAGATAACCTTGGCCTAGTTAGCCATCACACATACACTTGGTTACCTCTTTTACAACTTTGTGTATGTTATTCAAAAATAAATAAATTTGAAGAAGCTAATATTTTTAATGAAAAAGCAGCGAAATATGTACCAGACCATCCTTCTGTAAAACACAATCGAGAATTTTTAAAAGGAAAATTAAAAGAGTTAGAAGAATCAAACAATCAAAACTAA
- a CDS encoding PadR family transcriptional regulator, with product MTTYKNERNRQFPTKISTTSFVKLYILHLLKEKSYYGNEIIEEIRSRLHNKWEPSPGMIYPLLRELEENNYISGWWQEPDKRSIRHYRLTDTGYEHYQRIKLMYKSNFEDSMTIIKNTLSDIYNI from the coding sequence ATGACAACGTATAAAAATGAAAGAAATAGGCAATTCCCTACTAAAATAAGCACGACCTCTTTTGTTAAACTTTATATATTACATCTTTTAAAAGAAAAAAGCTATTATGGAAATGAGATTATAGAAGAAATAAGATCTAGATTACACAACAAATGGGAGCCAAGTCCGGGTATGATATATCCTTTACTAAGGGAGCTTGAAGAAAATAACTATATTAGTGGATGGTGGCAAGAACCAGATAAGAGATCTATTAGACACTATAGATTAACAGATACAGGATATGAGCACTATCAAAGAATAAAATTAATGTATAAATCTAACTTTGAAGATTCTATGACTATAATAAAAAACACATTATCTGATATTTATAATATATAG
- a CDS encoding pyridoxal phosphate-dependent aminotransferase: MSFNLSKKAISISPSVTLEITAKAQELKSKGIDIIGFGAGEPDFNTPDNIQNVGIKAIKEGKTRYTATSGIPELKKAICNKLKVENGLEYEPENILVSSGAKHSIFNAFYAILNPGDEVIIPVPYWVSYPEFVKLSDGVPVYVETKEENNFKYDIKELEKAITKKTKAIILNSPSNPTGTVYTKEELESIADLAVRNNIFIISDEIYEKLIYDNENHISIASLNEEIKDLTIVINGMSKAYAMTGWRIGYAAAHKDIVKVMTNLQSHMTSNPTSISQYASVEALEGDQEVIGEMKKHFEERRNFMVDKINSIKYLSCKNPKGAFYIMANISQVKGKTIKGRLINDSLDFTKLLLEEANVAIVPGIAFGADDFIRLSYATSIDNIKEGLERIERILE; encoded by the coding sequence ATGAGTTTTAATCTATCAAAAAAAGCAATAAGTATATCACCATCTGTTACTTTAGAAATAACAGCTAAGGCTCAAGAACTTAAGAGTAAGGGGATAGATATTATAGGATTTGGGGCAGGAGAACCTGACTTTAATACTCCTGATAATATACAAAATGTAGGGATAAAAGCCATAAAAGAAGGAAAAACAAGATATACAGCAACATCTGGAATACCTGAACTTAAAAAAGCTATATGTAATAAACTAAAAGTTGAGAATGGACTAGAATATGAGCCAGAGAATATATTAGTTTCAAGTGGAGCTAAGCATTCTATTTTTAATGCTTTTTATGCTATATTAAATCCAGGAGATGAGGTAATAATACCTGTACCTTATTGGGTAAGCTATCCGGAGTTTGTAAAACTTTCAGATGGCGTACCTGTTTATGTAGAAACTAAAGAAGAAAACAACTTTAAGTATGATATAAAGGAACTAGAAAAGGCTATTACAAAGAAGACTAAAGCTATAATACTAAATAGCCCTAGTAATCCAACAGGGACTGTATATACTAAAGAGGAATTAGAAAGTATAGCTGATTTAGCAGTTAGAAATAATATATTTATTATTTCTGATGAAATATATGAAAAACTAATTTATGATAACGAAAATCACATAAGCATAGCTTCATTAAACGAAGAGATTAAAGATCTTACGATAGTAATAAATGGTATGTCTAAAGCATATGCAATGACAGGGTGGAGAATAGGATATGCTGCTGCACATAAGGATATAGTAAAAGTAATGACTAACTTACAAAGTCATATGACATCAAACCCTACTTCAATATCTCAATATGCAAGTGTAGAAGCTTTAGAGGGAGATCAAGAAGTAATAGGAGAAATGAAAAAGCATTTTGAAGAAAGAAGAAATTTTATGGTAGATAAAATAAATTCAATAAAATATTTATCATGTAAGAATCCTAAAGGGGCTTTCTATATAATGGCCAATATATCTCAAGTAAAAGGAAAAACTATAAAAGGTAGATTAATAAATGATTCTCTAGATTTTACTAAATTGTTACTAGAAGAAGCTAATGTAGCAATAGTTCCTGGGATTGCATTTGGAGCAGATGACTTTATAAGACTATCATATGCCACTTCTATAGATAATATAAAGGAAGGATTAGAAAGAATAGAGCGTATTTTGGAATAG
- a CDS encoding exosporium glycoprotein BclB-related protein produces the protein MSDKNITDLTDQVIIAQVGPTGPTGPTGPTGPTGPTGATGPTGATGATGLTGATGPTGPTGATGATGITGATGSTGPAGITGATGSTGLTGGTGPTGPTGATGLTGATGPTGATGPTGTTGATGLTGATGSTGATGATGITGATGRTGATGPTGSTGLTGATGSTGATGATGPTGPTGLTGATGPTGATGATGPTGPTGPTGITGATGPTGSTGPAGPTGPTGLTGATGDIGPTGLTGATGDIGPTGPTGATGDIGPTGPTGATGDIGPTGPTGPTGATGDIGPTGPTGATGDIGPTGPTGDTGPTGPTGATGDIGPTGPTGPTGATGDTGPTGPTGATGDIGPTGATGDTGPTGPTGATGDIGPTGPTGATGDIGPTGPTGPTGAAGNGAIIPFASSSPVSLTSIDGGLAGLPAFIGFGSSAQGLADLGSSIDLTGSSATSINFAFSAPRDGVITSIAAYFSTTAPLSLVGSTVTINAQLYSSSTPDNTFTPVAGTNITLSPSLTGVVATGTISNGILRGLNIPVTEETRLLLVFYITATGASLINTVEGYASAGLTIV, from the coding sequence TTGAGTGATAAAAATATAACCGATCTAACTGACCAGGTTATTATAGCTCAAGTTGGTCCGACCGGTCCAACCGGTCCGACTGGTCCAACTGGACCGACTGGTCCAACCGGTGCTACTGGTCCGACTGGTGCTACTGGTGCCACTGGTCTAACCGGTGCTACTGGTCCGACTGGTCCGACTGGTGCTACCGGAGCCACTGGTATAACTGGTGCTACTGGTTCTACTGGCCCGGCTGGTATAACTGGTGCTACTGGTTCTACTGGTCTAACTGGTGGTACTGGTCCGACTGGTCCAACTGGTGCTACTGGTCTAACTGGTGCTACTGGTCCGACTGGAGCTACTGGCCCAACTGGTACCACTGGTGCCACTGGTCTAACTGGAGCCACTGGATCTACTGGTGCTACCGGAGCCACTGGTATAACTGGAGCTACTGGCCGTACTGGAGCTACTGGTCCAACCGGATCCACTGGTCTAACTGGTGCTACTGGCTCTACTGGAGCTACTGGAGCTACTGGTCCAACTGGACCGACTGGTCTAACTGGTGCTACTGGTCCGACTGGAGCTACTGGAGCTACTGGTCCAACTGGTCCAACTGGTCCAACTGGTATAACAGGTGCTACTGGACCGACTGGTTCTACTGGCCCTGCTGGTCCAACTGGACCGACTGGTCTAACTGGAGCTACTGGTGACATTGGTCCGACTGGTCTAACTGGAGCTACTGGTGACATTGGTCCGACTGGTCCAACTGGAGCTACTGGTGATATAGGTCCGACTGGCCCAACTGGTGCTACTGGTGACATTGGCCCAACAGGTCCGACTGGCCCAACTGGTGCTACTGGTGACATTGGCCCAACAGGTCCAACTGGTGCTACTGGTGACATTGGTCCAACTGGCCCAACTGGCGACACTGGTCCAACAGGTCCAACTGGAGCTACTGGTGACATTGGTCCAACAGGTCCGACTGGCCCAACTGGAGCTACTGGCGACACTGGTCCGACTGGTCCAACTGGAGCTACTGGTGATATAGGTCCAACTGGTGCTACTGGCGACACTGGTCCAACAGGTCCAACTGGTGCTACTGGTGACATTGGTCCAACAGGTCCAACTGGTGCTACTGGTGACATTGGTCCAACAGGTCCGACTGGCCCAACTGGTGCTGCTGGAAATGGAGCTATTATTCCATTTGCATCTAGTTCACCAGTTTCATTAACATCTATTGACGGAGGATTAGCAGGTCTGCCAGCCTTTATAGGTTTCGGAAGTTCTGCTCAAGGGCTTGCTGATTTAGGTTCTTCTATTGACCTTACAGGGTCCTCAGCAACATCAATTAACTTTGCATTCTCAGCACCTAGAGATGGTGTAATAACTTCTATAGCTGCGTATTTTAGTACGACTGCACCACTATCACTTGTTGGATCTACTGTAACAATTAATGCTCAGCTTTATTCTTCGTCTACACCAGATAACACATTCACACCTGTTGCTGGCACAAATATAACACTTTCACCAAGCTTAACAGGTGTTGTAGCAACTGGTACCATTTCTAATGGTATTCTTAGGGGATTAAATATCCCTGTAACCGAAGAAACTCGCTTGTTGTTAGTATTCTATATTACTGCTACAGGAGCATCACTAATCAACACTGTAGAAGGATATGCAAGCGCAGGATTAACAATTGTATAA
- the purB gene encoding adenylosuccinate lyase, with translation MNDTYENPLITRYSSKEMARLFSSDSKFGTWRELWIALAEGEKELGLNITEEQIDEMKLYKDNINYDIASQKEREFRHDVMAHIHAYGVQCPKAMPIIHLGATSAYVQDNTDIILMKKALEILEKKLVNFMDKMSRFAIKYKDLPTLGFTHFQPAQLTTVGKRATLWLHDLYMDYENLEYTKSNIKLRGVKGTTGTQASFLNLFDGDHEKVKQLDKIVSKKMGFDKTYPVTGQTYPRKLDSDVLHVLSSIAQTLHKITNDIRLLQHLKEIEEPFEKNQIGSSAMAYKRNPMRSERIASLARLIIANNLNPAMTASTQWFERTLDDSANRRITIPQTFLACDAIIEIAINVFSGLVVYENVIREHVNNELPFMATENIIMEAVKKGGDRQELHEIIRQLSMEAGKEVKEKGKRNDLIDRLLNNSNFNLSKEEIQNVLKPENFVGRAPEQVVEFIEECINPILSKYKDVLGLEIELNV, from the coding sequence ATGAACGATACTTATGAGAATCCATTGATAACAAGATACTCGAGCAAAGAAATGGCTAGACTATTTTCTTCAGATTCAAAATTTGGAACTTGGAGAGAACTTTGGATAGCTCTAGCAGAAGGCGAAAAAGAATTAGGATTAAATATAACGGAAGAACAAATAGATGAAATGAAATTATACAAGGATAATATAAATTATGATATAGCTTCTCAAAAGGAAAGAGAATTTAGACATGATGTTATGGCTCATATACACGCTTACGGAGTACAATGTCCTAAAGCTATGCCTATAATTCATTTGGGAGCAACTAGTGCATATGTTCAAGACAATACTGATATTATATTAATGAAAAAAGCTCTTGAAATTTTAGAGAAAAAGTTAGTAAATTTTATGGATAAAATGTCTCGCTTCGCTATAAAGTATAAAGATTTACCTACACTGGGTTTTACTCATTTTCAACCGGCACAATTAACTACAGTTGGTAAAAGAGCTACCTTATGGCTACATGATTTATATATGGATTATGAAAACTTAGAATATACTAAATCTAATATAAAATTAAGAGGAGTTAAAGGTACAACAGGTACTCAAGCAAGCTTTTTAAATTTATTTGACGGAGACCATGAAAAAGTAAAACAATTAGATAAAATTGTGTCTAAGAAAATGGGGTTTGATAAAACATATCCAGTTACTGGTCAAACATATCCCAGAAAGCTAGATTCAGATGTTTTACATGTATTAAGTAGTATAGCTCAAACTCTTCATAAGATAACTAATGATATAAGATTACTTCAACATCTTAAGGAAATAGAAGAGCCTTTTGAAAAAAATCAAATAGGATCATCTGCAATGGCATATAAAAGGAATCCAATGAGAAGTGAAAGAATAGCATCTTTAGCGAGATTAATAATTGCAAATAATTTAAATCCAGCTATGACAGCTTCAACTCAATGGTTTGAAAGGACACTGGATGACTCAGCAAATAGAAGAATAACTATACCACAAACATTCTTAGCATGTGATGCTATAATAGAAATTGCTATAAATGTATTTAGTGGCTTAGTAGTTTATGAAAATGTTATAAGAGAACATGTTAATAACGAACTTCCTTTTATGGCCACAGAGAATATTATAATGGAAGCTGTAAAAAAAGGTGGAGATCGTCAAGAACTACATGAGATTATTAGGCAATTATCTATGGAAGCTGGTAAAGAAGTTAAAGAAAAAGGAAAAAGAAATGATCTTATAGATAGATTACTTAATAACAGTAATTTTAACCTTAGTAAAGAAGAAATACAAAATGTATTAAAGCCAGAAAACTTTGTAGGAAGAGCTCCAGAACAAGTTGTAGAATTTATAGAAGAGTGTATAAATCCTATTTTAAGTAAATATAAAGATGTACTGGGACTAGAAATAGAGCTTAATGTGTAA
- a CDS encoding branched-chain amino acid aminotransferase codes for MTKTANIDWDNLGFDYIKTDLRYISTWKDGKWDEGKLVEDNNLTISEASTALHYGQQCFEGLKAYRRKDGKIQLFRPDQNSKRLNRSCNRLLMPEIPEDKFIDACIQVVKANSEYVPPYGTGGTLYLRPFIIGTGDNIGVKPAPEYIFCVFCVPVGPYFKGGVTPVNFLVSDYDRAAPFGTGAAKVGGNYAASLYPHKVASEEGFADCIYLDPMTHTKIEEVGSANFFGITKDNKFVTPKSPSILASITRISLMNIASMYLGMEVEERDVYIDKLDEFKEAGACGTAAVITPIGGIKYKDNLHVFYSETEVGPVTKKLYDTLCGIQFGDVEAPEGWIVEVE; via the coding sequence ATGACAAAAACTGCAAATATCGATTGGGATAACTTAGGATTTGATTACATTAAAACAGATCTTCGCTATATTTCAACATGGAAAGATGGAAAATGGGATGAAGGAAAGTTAGTTGAAGACAATAATCTAACCATAAGTGAAGCTTCAACTGCACTTCACTATGGTCAACAATGTTTTGAAGGACTCAAAGCTTATCGTAGAAAAGATGGCAAGATTCAGCTATTTAGACCTGATCAAAATTCTAAACGTTTAAATAGAAGTTGCAATCGTTTACTGATGCCAGAAATTCCAGAAGATAAGTTCATAGATGCATGTATACAAGTTGTAAAAGCAAATTCTGAATATGTGCCTCCATATGGAACTGGTGGAACGCTTTATCTGAGACCATTTATAATAGGCACTGGTGATAATATTGGAGTAAAACCTGCTCCTGAATATATTTTCTGTGTATTTTGTGTTCCTGTAGGTCCTTATTTTAAGGGGGGAGTTACACCTGTTAATTTCTTAGTTTCTGACTATGATAGAGCTGCACCTTTTGGAACAGGAGCTGCAAAAGTAGGTGGAAACTATGCTGCTAGTCTCTATCCTCATAAAGTAGCTTCAGAGGAAGGATTTGCTGACTGTATTTATCTTGATCCTATGACACATACTAAAATAGAAGAAGTAGGTTCTGCTAACTTCTTTGGTATTACTAAAGATAATAAATTCGTTACTCCAAAGTCTCCTTCTATACTTGCCAGTATAACTAGAATTTCACTTATGAACATAGCAAGTATGTATCTAGGAATGGAAGTAGAAGAAAGAGATGTATATATAGATAAGTTAGATGAATTTAAAGAAGCGGGAGCTTGTGGAACTGCAGCAGTTATAACTCCTATAGGTGGTATAAAGTATAAAGATAATCTTCATGTTTTTTATAGTGAAACAGAAGTAGGTCCTGTTACTAAAAAGCTTTACGATACTCTTTGTGGAATTCAATTCGGAGATGTAGAAGCTCCAGAAGGATGGATTGTAGAAGTAGAATAA
- a CDS encoding tetratricopeptide repeat protein, giving the protein MQKPFTTNRIKQTLKKISNSVEHNKESTNLLKLAEEKINKNDVDTALELLKKSLSIDPSNPYVYYLISKYI; this is encoded by the coding sequence TTGCAAAAACCTTTTACTACAAACAGAATTAAACAAACTTTAAAGAAAATTTCAAACTCTGTTGAGCACAACAAAGAATCTACCAACCTATTAAAATTAGCTGAAGAGAAAATTAATAAAAATGATGTAGATACAGCTCTAGAACTATTAAAAAAATCTCTATCGATAGATCCTTCTAATCCTTATGTCTATTATTTAATTTCTAAATATATATAA
- the spoVS gene encoding stage V sporulation protein SpoVS produces the protein MDVLKVSAKSNPNSVAGALAGVLREKGAAEIQAIGAGALNQAVKAVAIARGFVAPSGVDLICIPAFTDIEIDGEERTAIKLIVEPR, from the coding sequence ATGGATGTATTAAAAGTATCAGCAAAATCAAATCCAAATTCTGTTGCAGGAGCATTAGCTGGAGTATTAAGAGAAAAAGGTGCTGCAGAAATTCAAGCAATAGGCGCAGGTGCTCTAAATCAAGCAGTTAAAGCAGTAGCTATTGCTAGAGGTTTTGTAGCTCCTAGTGGTGTTGACTTAATTTGCATACCGGCTTTTACAGACATCGAGATTGATGGTGAAGAGAGAACTGCTATAAAGTTAATAGTAGAGCCTAGATAG
- a CDS encoding response regulator, which produces MKKVLVADDTKNIRNLLTTCLKHEGFEVTSVENGEKALEIFENQIFDLAFLDIKMPKISGTEVLRKIREQGVQTPVVIITAFPTIKNAIECTQM; this is translated from the coding sequence ATGAAAAAAGTGTTAGTTGCAGATGATACGAAGAATATTAGAAACTTATTAACCACATGTCTTAAACATGAAGGATTTGAAGTAACAAGTGTAGAAAACGGAGAAAAGGCTCTAGAGATATTTGAAAATCAGATTTTTGATTTAGCTTTTTTAGATATAAAAATGCCTAAAATTAGTGGTACAGAAGTATTAAGAAAAATTAGAGAACAAGGTGTTCAAACTCCTGTAGTTATAATAACAGCTTTTCCAACTATAAAAAATGCAATAGAATGTACACAAATGTGA